A segment of the Arachis hypogaea cultivar Tifrunner chromosome 5, arahy.Tifrunner.gnm2.J5K5, whole genome shotgun sequence genome:
CTCTAACTGCACAATTTTGATGATACAAGTCAACGTACATGAATTGATAATTTCATTCATTCCGTGTCCAGATGGATCACTGAATCACTCAGTATTGGGTCATGCATGCTGCGTCTGATTTTTTCTCACAGCTGTAAGGCTACAccttccattattattattgtggcCATGCACCATCCTCCCACTCCAAACATAACTTAGTGTTTAAATAGTAACACCCTCTGCCTTTGCCACAACATTAAGCAAAGCAGCTTCACAAAAGTTGATTTTACAGCTCACCACTAATACTATGTGTATCCACATGATTTACTAGGAAAGCTGTTTAAAACCATTTGCAAATTCAGTAAAAAACTTATGAATGCTATAAGAACCAAATCCAAACAATAAATGAATTTAATTCTTTGTCCATATATGTACATACCCTTGCTAAAAGCCAAACAAGGGTGTCATATTTATGACAATTTAAAATAGTACTAGTAATTAACAGAAACAGATAGGATTGGAAATGCATCTAATGGTAAAACATTTATTATGACCATTTAAAATTACAGAAACAGATAGGAATTAGGAAACCCATGAAAGCCAGCCTCTAATTCAATGTTATAATTTCACCCCAAGCTGAAAGAGAAAGAAGCACCCTTTTGGGTCCTTTTCTAAACTCTAACGGTGAAACTGCCAGTGGCTCGTACACAACCAACTTTGGACTAAAGTTAGGATTCCAAAGAACACCCTTTTTTCACCCTTAATCCTAACAATAACATGCATGTCGGTAGACATTGTTCATTGTCAGAATTAGCACAGTACCCTAACAGGAAATTGACTTTACCTTGTGCAAAATATAAGCAAGGTGTATAGAATAAAGTTGGTATGTGTTGCTTCAAGCGTTTACTCTAGATCAAAGTAATAACAGTTAACCAGCACATAACACATTATTTAAACCATTTTCACCACTACTAAGCGTATATATATACAGATTTTCTGCTGACACATGCATTTTTCACATGGCTAAAAAAAAAGCCATCAACTCAAGAAGGCAAAAACTTGAGGTTCCCAACGTCAAGATCAACTCATCACAAAAGACCAAAATTTTCTCGTGTAGTTCAAAGGAAGCCAAAACGAAGCAAAAACACCTGCAGCAAGGTTTTTTCTGATGATGATTGGTTGAGCCATAGTAGTGTTCAAAAAGGTTGCATAGTGCACAATAAAACCAGCAATGAATCACAGAACTGATAAGCAAGCTGCAGAAGAACAATAATAGTAACAAAACCACAATACAACTCAGAAATTTTATGAGGTTCACTTTATTAAAAGCATATATACATAATGTAATCTAGATAGACAATATATGAACACAAAAATATCCTATTTCTTAACTAATTACTTCATCAACGCTACACCTATTGTTGCCcacagatttgatttaaaaaaaagtgtCCTCGTCCCTAGCTAGCTAGTTCTAGTGATACATCCAGCTTCCCAAATCAAACTACCTCAAAACTCAGATACTAAGCTACGAAAGAAGAAACCCCAAAAGAGTTACAAAAGAAGTAGAACTTATATCATACAGAGATTGCTACCGGGAAGGCCTTAAAATATCCCAGAGCCCACCACAAAGACCAGGAGCAAGTGAATGACATCACACACATTCAGGAGCACCACCAAACACATGATGATTCCTCACATTTTGTGGAGAAAATCTACCGTACATCACCACCAACTTTGGATGTTAGCGCCGACCGGAGCTGCTCCTGCGTGTAAAACCGGCTACCCATCTTCACTGTTGCCTGTTGTATCATCAAATCATTCACCACAGACACGCTGGCGTGGTGGACGTCCAAGTCCAGCTCCATCAGGGCTGCCATCAATCTCGCGGCAGGGTGGTTCTTCTTGCTGCATTGGATTCTTATCATTGCATCCCAGCCAATTATCTTCACGTCTATATCCAAATCAATAAGCTTCCCACCACCTACAAGGTTGTTGGAGGACATCCTTAGTTCCTTGtctggaagaggaggaggagctgAAGAAGCTTCCTTTTTGACATTATCAAGATCCTTCTTCAGTGAATCAAGCTGCTTCTCTAAGCCATCTTTGTCTGATTCGAGGGTTTGAAGCTTTGATTTGAGCTCTGTGATGTAGGAAATGGCGTCGCCAAGGAGTGAAGCTTTGTCCATCTTTGAAACGTTTGGAACTACGGCACGGAGGGCGTAGAATCGCTGGTTGAGCTTCTCCCTTCTCTGCCTCTCCGCTTCCACGTGGTTCAACGGTTCCTCTCTGCCATTCGCCGGCTTCCGCCCTCTTTTTCTTGGCCGCTTCTCCGGCTCCACCACTCTGCTGCTTTCGTTCTCCTTCACCACCGAGGCCTCCAGGTCTGAGTGGTCGGAATCACCGCCTCCGCCACTGGATTTCATGTTCGACGGCGGAAGAATCACACCGGATGTGAAAGAGAGCACGCCGTCGTCGTTGTTGCTTCCTCTCGAATTCGGTGACTTCCTCTTTTTCCCGTTGTTGTCCTCGGCTGCGGCAACGAACTGCGACTGGCCGGAGAAGAAGTTCGCGTTTCCACCTCCTCCGCCTCCGCCTCCACCTCCGCCATACGAGCTCCTCTTGCTCTCGCCGAAGCTCAGAATCTCACCAGATTCCGGCTTGAGCGAGTGATGCTGACCGTTCCCCGTTTTGACGGCGTTACTACCGTCAAATCCAAACTCCGAAAAGTTCAACTCCCTTGAGAAGAAGCTCCGGTTCTGCGATTGAGACGCGCCACCAGCGTGcgtgttgttgttattattcggCAAGTGAACGGAGCTTGGGGTTTCTGCCAAGGCGCTCGAACCAGGGTTAACGGAAATAACCGAGGCAGGAGTGGTCGTTGTGACGGTAGTAACGGTGGTAACAGAATCCCTAATTTCAGAGTCGTTAAGCCATAATGAAGAAGGATCGTTCTCACCTTGATCGGCGGCTGTGGTAGTTGTGCTGCCGGTTAACGGCCACGATGAGCCCACGTCGATGCTGTTGCTATTGAAATTGAAGAGAATCCTAACCTTGTTCATCAGATCGGGATTTTGGAAGATCATCTCCGTGGAGCCAAGCTCAACCACCCCGTTTGAGGAAGGTATGCAAACCAGGGTTTGGAGCCCGAATACCTGGCCTTGTCTGGCCCGCTCGCACGACGAACCGGCGAGTCTGTCCGGGCCTGTGAGCCAGACCGGGCTCGAGTGGTAGAAAGCTTGGCCGGGGAGCCCCGTCCCGCTTACAAAGGACTGCGTCATGGAGACTAGGAAGAACCACTCGGTGTCGGTGACTTCCTCTTCGACATCGTCGGAGGGGGCGGCAGCGGAGCCGGAAATCAGGGAATTGAGCTCGCGGAGGACCTTTTTACGGTGATCCTGCTCGGCGGGGGTGGTGGTTTTGGTGGATTTGGCCTTTCCCTTGTCTTCATCGCCCTTGTAATAGCCGTCGCCCCAGCCGAGGACGGCGGTGGAGGCGGAGGAGGGGTAGTCATAGGAAGACTGCCAGAAAATAGCATATGTCCAGCTCTCCCTAGCCCCTTCGATGAGAGCCTGGAGGCGCTGCTGGAGGGTATCCTGATTAAATACGGCGGCAGAGGAGGCGGATTGAGGGGGAGGAGGTGGCGGAGGCCAGAGGGAAGAGAGGTCGGAGGAGGTCATGAAGGCCTCCATAACGGAGGAGTTGTCGTCTGTCCAGAGGTTCATTCTCTGCCCATTCAGCAAATTCTGTATTTATTATCTTTGTTTGGATTATTGAAGATAGAGAAGGGGAGAAGGTTGCAGTGTGAGTGAAGATGcgagagatagagatagagatagagatagagatagagagagagagaaggacaGCCCGAGTATGTGTCTGAATTTGAGAATGGTGGGGGATGCATTTGGGTTCGGGATTTATTTGGAGTGCATTTGGGTTGAATTTGAGAGcgagtgagtgagtgagtaatGAGTAACTAGGCTTCCAGGAAATGGGGTGCAACTGTCCTTGCTACTCGCGGGCCGATTTACCCGCAGGATCGGATTCGGCCTCGCCCTCTTGCAATCTTACTCCTTACCATGTTATCTATTGTTTTTGGTTTATCATGTACCTTACTCTTTTCGACCCTTCATTTCTATTTTCTTAATCGCCTGCTTAGTCTCACTTAATTATCTAACTTTGCAAACTACTTCTTCGGATTACAAAGAATAATTCTTTTATCTACTTGCTGCAGTGTAAGTATTTTTTCTAATTACTTAAACACTTTAAAATTAGACATTATTTTTAACCGATGAAAGAAAACAACGAAATATGATTTAAACTTTTTAGTGTGTTTCCAAGATTTACTAAAATAAGAATGTAAATTTGTAGacaataattttagttattagtttaatCATTTGTGTCATATATTGAATAGAatgaaatttataatttattaaattaaaatgattGTGCTAATTATATAAGTtaaaatttcttaacaataagAAATAATACATGGAGCTTTTTTTTATTGATAGATGACAATCATTATAGATTCGATCCGGTTTAAAATTTGTCCAAAATTAAAGCATATTTTATCATGcttaaatttatcatttttacttgaaaaagtttattttactacaaatattatataatattcattaaatttaatatttaaagataaaatttattaactTGTTATATAAGATTTACAGAATCATATATATCGACTCAACCggcttatttttattataattttctctACCAATTAATCAGTAATGTGCATATTATAGATACTTTTATATGTGTAATAATCTCATCGATCGAATGTTTGTTTACTCGTGTTAGTTTGAGTAAAAATAATTTGTACTCAAAATGAAGATTAAAAGTTGCATACAAacgaataaaatagtagatagtAAGATCCAAAATATTTCAAgtaagaattatttaattatttatgaattttattactaaaaatatttttttctgaatattctattttccaaaatattGATCATAAGTATAAATTTACGACAATAATTATAGATTTGTTCatactaatttaattaatatctaaaataGTGCGATTGAAATCCTAAGTGATTAATAATAGAAACAAACGAATTAAgtaagcaaataaataaataataaagaaggGAAGCATTAATCATTTCAAGCATTATTTCAAAGGAACAATGATAAATGAGAGAATGACACTTCATCTTAAACAATTTCGGGGTAAAAACCATTTTCaacatattaataatattaatctaTAGCTCAATTGCAAATACTATTATAATATCAATTACAAGtaataatttatttgttaaatatatGCTTAATTCAtaaattagttttagagttaGAAGTGAGTCAGCTCACAAGCGAACTCAAACTCGAGTTATCAATAGTTTGATAAGTTAAATTTGTGAGTTGATGAGTTAAACTTGAGACTGAAattgagttcataaattaaattagtcgAGTTTGAATCTAGATAAACTCAGTTCATTAGCTTGTGAATGAACtcgaatatatatataatataattatatatattaatgattttaattatttaaaattttatatttatttttatatataattttaatataggacataaataaaaaatttataatttattaatagataaataatatataaaattgatctttttaaaatatataagttataatttattgatataaaatttagtttacatttttttattttaattagcttgTGAGTTTGAGTCAACTCGTGAATTTTTAGTGAACCAAACTTGATTTTAAGAAATAAGCTCGTAAGCGaagctcaatttttgtgagcTAAATTTGAGTTTGATCTAATTCGACTCATTTCCAATCCTAATTAGCTTATCCTTAATCATTTACACAGTAAAAATGGACCAAATGTAAAATGAACTTGAAAAACCACTCATACCTTATGATATTGATAACGAGATTGGGTGGAGTTAATTAGTTTGTTAGCTTCATAAATTTTGTTACATGGATAATAATTTTtgtgaataatataaataatgaattttaaaatttgtctaataaaataaaaatatactacatccccaatttattcacttaaatattaatattagaataattatctacatacttaataaatcaaatattgaatatatctattgtttatattatttaatatttttattatgtatctatattttttcaaacttttattaaCTTGTTAATCATCGAGTTGTGTGTGGAGTTTTAGTATTTGAGATGAAACTATTGTTAAGAGTCCGTTTGGGAAGTGCCAaaagctactttttttttttttacttttgaattatgAGAAGTTACAATAAGCGTGTTTGGCACCATTTTAAAGAATAGCTGTtcacttttcaaaaaattaacttACAACTTTTAGAAGAAGTAGAAATAGATGACTTATCTCCTTCTCCATAAGTCATTTTATCACTTatgtgaaaaaaattgattttaaaacaaaaaatctaCTTTCATTATTGATTCTGTGAAAAAATGTTTCATGTTTCTGCTGAAAATACTGGCCCTCCACTACTATTTTCACGCAAGGTTCCATCTTCTAGAAGCACTGGCCTTCCACCATCATCTTCACGCAATGTTCTATCTAGTGGAAGTGTTGGCCCTCCACCACTATTTTCACGTAATGATTCATCTGCTAGAAGTATTGACTCTTCACCACCATCTTCTGTTCAATCTGAACCAGCATATATTcttttcaggtattttttttatcattttatcattctattttattattaaatttgtattgaaCATTGTGTATGctataaaatctgaattttaattttatttttttacatgtgattttaattttatttttttatatgtgattttatttttatacaacttgctattatttttataattagttttataattttctttttttttatgttctttccCAACAAATTCATGAAAGTGGCTAATCCGGAAGAAAATTTAAAGCTGATTGAAATGAACGAAATTATgttatattcataaaaatatgtaaagaagagaTGGTGGCTGGAAATAGACCTGGAACACATTTTAACAAAGTTAGTTGggcaaatttaaaaacaaaattcttaAAAGAGACTAGTTTAAATTATGAGTCTAAACAATTTAAAAACAAGTGGGAGGCTATGAAAAGAGAATGGGACTATGGGCTaaactaaaaggaaaagagaCCGGTTTTGGTTGGGATCCTATTAAGAAAATCATACAAGCAAGTAATGATTGGTGGGATACTAAGACTCAGGTATGttgcatttttttaaattatttcagaAATATCAATTTTAATACTCATTCTCTTGTATTTCAGAAATATCAATTTTAAAATCAACTTTCAATAATggaaagtatttgttatcatcgttattttaatatccattttcttatgttaaaaaaattgtattttttgagttatttatccaaacgctacaactttaaaataagtacttctatagttaaaaattcaaacacaaaataacttatttataagttactattaataaaaatctTTATACTTTAaagtttttttccaaaaaaacttatttaagttatttatccaAATTGAACCTAAGTGACCCAGTAGCAATGCTTGTTCCCAAATAAATAACCTAAACGGCGTAATATTTcaccatttaatttttattacgaTTTGTGTATTGAGATActatattttacttttaatttataataggaaaatttatcttttatttatatctAACATATAGTTATATGATATTATAAATTTGATAGTATAAAATATTGTGTGTATTTTTATACAAACTATATTtaaagatagaattaaaatttataaaaacaatttaaaataaaattgatctaAACTAAATatatctttataaaatttttcaaaaattaaaatatatatattctatcCATAACCGTAGATTTTTTATCTTGAGAACTTGGAAATGCGTGAAAAAATAGATAGATATcaaaaaagcaagaaaaatggacggcagaaaaaaaaaaagagaaaaaaataaagcaGTGAAATGGAAGTGCAACGAGACAATAGAATAGAGTTTGGGCATGCGGGTCGTTGAATCCGTGTAGGCTTCCGCGAAGGGCCCCCACTCCCGCAGTGAATGAAATTCGTCAAAAACTCGGCCCACgcgtttcaattttcaaattatcGCCATGTCATTTTTTCATTTTGACTCCACTTTTTCACTGATCTTAGCCTTTTGCTTTCATCAGCTCCACCtcatcattttcttttctttttttaggaTAATGAAAAATAACTTTGAGGTCTATTCGCTTTGATTTTTGTCATGTTTTGGTTAAGTATTTGGATAATTACTACgtactttaaaaaattaattttttaagagatttgttagaattttttatttttaatattggagtggtagtgttgtttttttaaaatgtgaattGCTGAAATGTTATATTCAAATGTGGAATCGTTTAATTAGAAAAGtaaaaatcggaccgtccgatttattAGAAATACAGAAATTGGACTCTTCGATTTCTAGAGGTACAcaaattggaccgtccgatttgtagaagtacagaaatcggaccgtccgattggtgtttgaaaaaaattaaaaaattttaggtaCAGAAATTGGACCCTTTGATTTGTGTACTTCTACagttttaaaaaacataaaaaattataatgttataatatatcaccacttttattttcataacaaaaaaattagccaATTTATTAATGTTACAGGAATAAAGAAGGTAAGAAATTAGTTCtatatcaaaaaaaataaaaaaataaagaattaaatttagaatataaaaatttaattatataaatatttaattatataaaaatttaaaacgatgtgaaattactttattttttatgtactgcTATAGGTGTATATTATCATCTAACGAGAGTGACAGtgtaaaaattgaattaaattctagAAGGAATTGGataaagcaaaagaagagagtgAGTTGTCGTAGGGAGAAATA
Coding sequences within it:
- the LOC112800012 gene encoding transcription factor MYC2-like, with the translated sequence MNLWTDDNSSVMEAFMTSSDLSSLWPPPPPPPQSASSAAVFNQDTLQQRLQALIEGARESWTYAIFWQSSYDYPSSASTAVLGWGDGYYKGDEDKGKAKSTKTTTPAEQDHRKKVLRELNSLISGSAAAPSDDVEEEVTDTEWFFLVSMTQSFVSGTGLPGQAFYHSSPVWLTGPDRLAGSSCERARQGQVFGLQTLVCIPSSNGVVELGSTEMIFQNPDLMNKVRILFNFNSNSIDVGSSWPLTGSTTTTAADQGENDPSSLWLNDSEIRDSVTTVTTVTTTTPASVISVNPGSSALAETPSSVHLPNNNNNTHAGGASQSQNRSFFSRELNFSEFGFDGSNAVKTGNGQHHSLKPESGEILSFGESKRSSYGGGGGGGGGGGNANFFSGQSQFVAAAEDNNGKKRKSPNSRGSNNDDGVLSFTSGVILPPSNMKSSGGGGDSDHSDLEASVVKENESSRVVEPEKRPRKRGRKPANGREEPLNHVEAERQRREKLNQRFYALRAVVPNVSKMDKASLLGDAISYITELKSKLQTLESDKDGLEKQLDSLKKDLDNVKKEASSAPPPLPDKELRMSSNNLVGGGKLIDLDIDVKIIGWDAMIRIQCSKKNHPAARLMAALMELDLDVHHASVSVVNDLMIQQATVKMGSRFYTQEQLRSALTSKVGGDVR